A stretch of Gambusia affinis linkage group LG10, SWU_Gaff_1.0, whole genome shotgun sequence DNA encodes these proteins:
- the LOC122838849 gene encoding N-acetyllactosaminide beta-1,3-N-acetylglucosaminyltransferase 3-like, with translation MRTFSRGNFAALLVLGAVIMVIYFCLYSADDTNYNFSRSQLTVVFNKNLSDTLIKFHKHEPFVPKCEADMSVADMKDFSSLPDAMKDFLYFRHCRTFPMLLDLPDKCGGDDGHKDVFLLLVIKSSPLNYDRREVLRKTWAKERLHNGVWIRRIFILGTSGSGYEKEKLNKLVREEQKDFNDILQWDFNDMFHNLTLKQMLFFGWMERNCPNARFLLNGDDDVFAHTDNMIEYLQNLPDNDGSKHLFTGYLFVDEKVVRWKGSKYFVPVEIQKSNTYPPYCGGGGYLLSGYTALTIYRMSQSIPIHPIDDAYMGMCLSKAGLSPSSHIGMKTLGLNIPTKEADNLEPCYLRDLLLVHRFLPADMYLMWKEVHNPHLKCNPRKKHR, from the exons ATGAG GACTTTTAGCAGAGGAAACTTTGCAGCTCTCTTGGTGCTGGGAGCTGTTATTATGGTCATTTACTTCTGTCTGTACAGTGCTGACGATACAAACTACAATTTCTCCAGGAGCCAACTAACTGTTGTCTTTAATAAGAATCTATCAGACACTCTCATCAAATTTCACAAACATGAACCGTTTGTTCCAAAATGTGAAGCAGACATGTCAGTTGCTGACATGAAAGACTTCAGCTCTCTTCCTGATGCTATGAAAGATTTCTTGTACTTCCGCCACTGCCGTACTTTTCCAATGCTGCTAGACCTGCCAGACAAGTGTGGAGGAGATGATGGGCACAAAGATGTCTTCCTTCTACTTGTCATCAAAAGCTCTCCTTTGAATTACGATCGTCGGGAAGTGCTACGTAAAACCTGGGCCAAAGAGAGGCTCCATAACGGTGTGTGGATTCGACGGATATTCATCTTAGGAACATCAGGTTCTGGTTACGAGAAGGAAAAGCTAAACAAATTAGTGAGAGAGGAACAAAAGGACTTCAATGACATCCTCCAGTGGGATTTTAATGACATGTTTCACAACCTCACACTGAAACAAATGCTATTTTTTGGGTGGATGGAGAGAAACTGTCCAAATGCTCGCTTCCTGCTTAACGGCGACGACGATGTGTTTGCCCACACTGACAACATGATTGAATATCTCCAAAACCTCCCTGACAATGATGGAAGCAAGCACCTTTTCACTGGCTACTTGTTTGTGGACGAAAAGGTCGTTAGGTGGAAGGGAAGCAAATATTTCGTTCCAGTCGAGATACAGAAGTCAAACACATACCCACCTTACTGTGGAGGAGGGGGATACCTTCTGTCTGGCTACACGGCTTTGACGATATACAGGATGTCGCAGTCCATACCCATCCACCCCATCGATGATGCTTACATGGGGATGTGTCTGTCCAAAGCAGGACTTTCACCTTCTTCTCACATCGGTATGAAAACGTTAGGGCTAAATATCCCAACTAAAGAAGCAGACAATCTTGAACCCTGCTATTTGAGAGATCTTCTATTAGTACACAGATTTCTACCAGCTGATATGTATCTAATGTGGAAAGAAGTTCATAATCCACATTTGAAATGTAACCCCCGAAAGAAACACAGATAA
- the slc5a5 gene encoding sodium/iodide cotransporter translates to MEKNFGSNPGFALADYAVFVVMLSVSMAIGLFQALKKQQRDATAEAFFTGGRSMPAVPVGLSLCASFMSAIQVLGVPSEGFRYGFKFLYMCLGQSINSLLTAYLFLPVFFRLGITSTNQYLKMRFGRGMQLLGSVQFILATLLYTGIVIYAPALILYQAAGLSIWVSLFSTGIICTMYTTLGGMRAVVWTDVFQIVVMLSGFVAIFIQGTILVGGPAQVLEIASNKSRLNFNDFDVDPRKRYTFWSLSVGGSMVWLSMYGVNQAQVQRYISCRSEKEAQWALFVNQIGLCLIVSSAATCGIVMFAYYNLCDPLKSGRISAPDLYMPFFVLDIFSNHPGFPGLFLACAYSGTLSTASTSINAMAAVTMEDILKPHLLQTTQKKLVLVSKGLSFLYGAGCITVAALSSFLDWGVLQGSFTVMGVVSGPVLGVFILGMFVPGTNRLGAYCGILAGFCVSLWLAVGSTLHPPSEETMGVLPTFTDGCSFANGTRNNSSNLDEVSILTPLHPKHQGGLLNFYSMSYLYFGAIATSSVILVGLIVSYATGPTKRSQIKEGLLWWDLKKKETEISSESRTDVISWMFPCFVQNACRNTQQISTVHIGNNQDKLIDNPLAVPLKSLPRDGVL, encoded by the exons ATGGAGAAAAATTTTGGCAGTAATCCAGGGTTTGCACTAGCTGACTACGCCGTCTTTGTTGTTATGTTGTCAGTTTCCATGGCGATTGGGCTTTTTCAGGCTctgaaaaaacagcaaagggATGCAACTGCAGAGGCCTTCTTCACCGGAGGTCGGAGCATGCCGGCTGTGCCTGTTGGTTTGTCGCTCTGTGCCAGCTTCATGTCAGCTATCCAGGTCCTGGGTGTTCCCTCAGAAGGATTTCGCTATGGCTTCAAATTCCTCTACATGTGCCTCGGACAAAGCATCAACTCCCTGCTGACAGCTTACCTGTTCCTGCCAGTTTTCTTTCGACTGGGCATCACCAGCACCAACCAG TATCTAAAGATGAGGTTTGGCAGAGGGATGCAGCTGCTGGGAAGCGTCCAGTTTATTCTTGCAACG ctgctttacACTGGGATTGTCATCTATGCACCAGCCTTGATCTTATATCAAG CTGCCGGACTCAGTATCTGGGTGTCTCTCTTTTCCACGGGGATCATTTGCACCATGTACACCACACTG GGCGGCATGAGGGCTGTTGTCTGGACCGATGTGTTCCAGATTGTTGTCATGTTATCAGGCTTTGTGGCAATTTTCATCCAAGGGACAATTCTGGTTGGCGGTCCTGCACAAGTACTGGAGATTGCCAGCAATAAATCACGCCTTAATTTCAATGA TTTTGATGTCGATCCACGGAAACGTTACACCTTCTGGAGCCTCAGTGTTGGGGGTTCCATGGTTTGGTTGTCCATGTACGGCGTAAACCAAGCACAAGTTCAGCGTTACATTTCCTGCCGATCAGAGAAAGAAGCTCAGTG ggCTCTGTTTGTAAATCAGATTGGTCTGTGCCTCATTGTGAGCAGCGCAGCAACCTGCGGTATCGTCATGTTTGCTTATTACAACCTCTGCGACCCACTGAAATCTGGGAGGATTTCTGCACCTGATCTG TACATGCCATTCTTCGTGCTGGACATATTCAGTAATCACCCAGGATTCCCAGGTCTTTTCCTTGCCTGTGCATACAGTGGGACTCTCAG CACTGCCTCCACCAGTATCAACGCCATGGCTGCAGTGACAATGGAAGATATACTGAAACCTCATCTGCTCCAGACGACACAGAAGAAGCTGGTCCTTGTTTCCAAAGGACTGT CATTCCTGTATGGAGCTGGATGTATCACTGTAGCAGCTCTTTCCTCTTTCCTGGACTGGGGGGTTCTTCAG GGTTCATTCACTGTCATGGGTGTGGTCAGTGGTCCAGTTCTGGGCGTATTCATTTTGGGAATGTTTGTCCCAGGAACAAACAGGCTG GGGGCGTACTGTGGGATATTGGCAGGattctgtgtctctctgtggcTGGCTGTGGGTTCAACTCTTCACCCACCCAGTGAGGAGACCATGGGTGTCCTGCCCACCTTCACAGACGGCTGCAGCTTTGCTAATGGCACAAGAAACAACAGCTCGAACCTGGATGAGGTTTCCATTTTGACCCCACTTCATCCTAAACACCAAGG tggCCTCCTCAACTTCTACTCCATGTCTTACCTCTATTTTGGAGCCATTGCCACCAGTTCAGTAATACTGGTGGGACTGATAGTGAGCTATGCAACAG GGCCAACAAAGAGGAGTCAAATTAAAGAGGGGTTGTTATGGTGGGACCTGAAAAAAAAGGAGACGGAAATCTCGTCAGAAAGCAGA ACGGATGTGATATCCTGGATGTTCCCCTGCTTCGTTCAGAATGCATGCAGGAATACACAACAGATATCTACGGTTCATATAGGAAATaaccag GACAAATTAATAGACAACCCACTGGCAGTTCCTTTGAAGAGCCTACCCAGAGACGGTGTgctgtaa
- the jak3 gene encoding tyrosine-protein kinase JAK2, with protein sequence MNFREEESTPLVLRDRGGSQKSSSSMEAGLQVHIYFFPGTKDATVIQISSGQISAENVCIQAGKKSGILPVYLSLFGLASADLSFWYPPSHMFDSDENLVVHFRVRFFFGNWFGQGPRTSYRYSLTKDRISLVLDYNVIDYLFAQLRSDFIASEAGIVPPLSAQEECLGLAVLDLWRMAKERRQTIRELCKTVSYKSCLPKSHRHEIQKRNRLDRFRIKNTLKRFLKKLGKCSVDEYSLKLKYLIELAGIEPSLGSETFRVNRSSSHSEATFTLLRVCGETGIQTGQLDGAMEWQTFCDFHEIVDISINRILNEMVPQDSRMVTITRKDDRCLEASFQSRKEALSFMSLIDGYFRLITDSSHFFCQDIAPPNLLEGLKNYCHGPITSDFAVNKLKRSGCTGGTFLIRQSPKNYENFFLTVCVQTPLGLDYKDCLIIKNEDYSLPGLTKSFSSLRELTNYYQHNKLLLAEIPVKLTRCCPPRPKELTNLIIVRNSSLFEAQGSPTPERNKFSHIQIHMIKFGDLNWGESLGQGTFTRIFKGYKTDIRDGEKHMTEVILKELDSAYKNCWESLFEAASLMSQISHKHLLHVYGVSVHESQNIMVQEFVKYGALDLYLKRGTSVSVSWKLSIAKQLACAVNFLEEQNIVHGNICAKNLLLAREGDPSLGSSPFIKLSDPGISVVMMGNDVILDRIPWVAPEVLDAPDNLTLECDKWSFGATLWEIFNDGNSPLRGWNLDQKRNFYENMHQLPPSQWTELADLITQCMDYDASFRPSCRSIIRQLNSLITSDYVILHATEPVTQSPMSKALNLVPHDQTLFEERHLCYISPLGKGNFGCVELCRYDPLGDNTGELVAVKKLQHNKGSNLEDFQKEVKMLSVLHCDYIVKYRGVCYSMGRLSMSLVMEYLPCGSLNGYVWTNRHNITTRRMLLFSSQICKGMEYLQTQRYVHRDLAARNILVANESLVKIADFGLTKVLPFDKEYYRLSQPGQSPLFWLAPECLNENKFSHKSDVWSFGIVLHELFSYCDNSVNPKRLCLQEIGQNVQGTSLSMHLANMLASNWRLPAPPSCPLQVYSLMKDCWTYDFDKRPSFSDLSKKVESMIQDDR encoded by the exons ATGAATTTCAGAGAGGAAGAGTCGACCCCCCTAGTGTTGAGAGACCGGGGGGGCAGCCAGAAGTCCAGTTCGAGCATGGAAGCCGGCTTACAAGTACACATCTACTTTTTTCCTGGCACAAAGGATGCGACAGTGATACAAATTTCATCTGGACAGATAAgtgcagaaaatgtttgcatcCAAGCAGGAAAGAAAAGTG gAATCTTACCAGTGTACCTGAGCCTTTTCGGTTTAGCCTCTGCAGATCTGTCATTTTGGTATCCGCCATCACACATGTTTGACTCAGACGAAAACTTGGTCGTTCATTTTAGAGTGAG GTTTTTCTTTGGGAACTGGTTCGGCCAAGGACCAAGAACTTCATATCGCTACAGTCTGACAAAGGACAGGATCAGTCTGGTGCTTGACTACAATGTCATAGATTACCTTTTTGCTCAG TTGAGAAGTGACTTCATTGCGAGTGAAGCGGGAATTGTTCCACCTTTGAGCGCCCAGGAGGAATGCCTCGGCCTTGCTGTGCTGGACTTGTGGAGAATGGCTAAAGAGCGACGCCAGACTATCAGAGAGCTCTGCAAAACTGTCAG CTATAAATCCTGCCTTCCCAAGTCACATCGGCATGAAATCCAGAAACGAAACCGCCTGGATCGCTTTCGAATCAAAAACACCCTTAAGCGTTTCTTGAAAAAGCTTGGCAAATGCTCAGTGGACGAGTACAGTCTGAAGCTCAAATACCTGATTGAACTGGCTGGCATCGAGCCGTCTCTCGGGAGTGAGACCTTCCGTGTCAATCGTTCTTCCTCCCACTCAGAAGCAACTTTCACCCTTCTGCGAGTCTGTGGGGAGACAGGGATTCAAACTGGTCAACTGGATGGTGCCATG GAATGGCAGACCTTCTGTGATTTTCATGAAATTGTAGACATCAGCATTAATAGGATCTTAAACGAGATGGTCCCACAAGACAGCAGGATGGTAACAATAACTCGGAAGGATGACAGATGCTtg GAGGCTAGTTTCCAGAGTCGCAAGGAGGCGCTTTCGTTTATGTCGCTGATTGACGGCTATTTCAGACTAATCACGGACTCAAGCCATTTCTTCTGTCAAGACATTGCTCCACCAAATCTTCTAGAGGGACTCAAAAACTATTGTCATGGCCCCATCAC ATCAGACTTTGCGGTCAACAAGTTGAAAAGGTCAGGATGTACAGGCGGTACCTTCCTTATACGGCAGAGTCCAAAGAACTACGAGAACTTCTTCCTCACTGTTTGTGTTCAG ACCCCTCTTGGCCTTGATTATAAGGACTGTCTCATTATTAAAAATGAGGACTACAGTCTTCCTGGTCTCACAAAATCATTTTCCAGCTTAAGAGAACTCACCAACTATTACCAACACAACAAGCTGCTGTTGGCCGAAATACCCGTCAAGTTAACTCGCTGCTGTCCACCTCGACCCAAAG AACTTACAAATCTCATAATTGTACgaaacagcagcttgtttgaaGCTCAAGGATCTCCAACACCTGAAAGAAACAAGTTCAGTCACATTCAGATCCACATGATCAAATTTGGAGACCTGAACTGG GGTGAAAGCCTCGGACAGGGCACCTTCACCCGAATCTTTAAAGGCTACAAAACTGACATCCGTGATGGAGAAAAACACATGACTGAAGTCATCCTAAAGGAGCTTGATTCTGCTTACAAGAACTGCTGGGAG TCACTCTTTGAAGCTGCCAGTTTGATGAGCCAAATTTCTCACAAACACCTCCTCCATGTATATGGAGTTAGTGTACATGAATCGCAAA ACATCATGGTTCAGGAGTTTGTCAAGTATGGAGCCCTTGACCTGTACTTGAAGAGAGGAACATCTGTCTCAGTGAGCTGGAAACTCAGTATAGCCAAACAGCTTGCATGTGCAGTCAACTTCCTG GAAGAGCAAAACATTGTTCATGGAAACATCTGTGCTAAAAACCTGCTGCTGGCAAGAGAAGGTGACCCTTCACTGGGCAGCTCTCCCTTCATCAAGCTGAGTGACCCGGGCATCAGTGTGGTTATGATGGGAAATGAtg ttattCTGGACAGGATTCCCTGGGTGGCTCCTGAGGTGCTTGATGCCCCAGATAACCTGACACTCGAGTGCGATAAGTGGAGCTTTGGTGCCACTTTGTGGGAAATCTTCAATGATGGAAACTCCCCATTGAGAGGCTGGAACTTAGATCAG aagAGGAATTTTTATGAGAACATGCATCAGCTGCCTCCTTCCCAGTGGACAGAGTTAGCAGATCTGATCACTCAGTGCATGGACTATGACGCCTCCTTCAGACCATCGTGTCGCAGTATCATCCGTCAGCTCAACAGTCTCATCACATCAG ATTATGTAATTCTTCACGCTACTGAACCAGTGACACAGAGCCCCATGTCCAAAGCTCTCAACCTTGTTCCACATGATCAAACACTGTTTGAGGAAAGACACTTATGCTACATCTCCCCCCTGGGAAAA GGAAACTTTGGGTGTGTTGAGCTTTGTCGCTACGACCCTTTGGGTGATAACACTGGTGAGCTTGTGGCTGTGAAGAAGCTCCAGCATAACAAAGGCTCCAATCTAGAGGATTTCCAGAAGGAGGTTAAAATGCTCAGTGTTTTACATTGTGACTACATCGTCAAGTACAGAGGAGTCTGCTACAGCATGG GTCGCCTTAGCATGAGCTTAGTGATGGAGTATCTTCCGTGTGGCAGCCTTAATGGCTATGTGTGGACTAACCGTCATAACATCACCACCAGGCGGATGctgcttttttcttctcagatttGTAAG GGAATGGAGTACTTGCAGACCCAGCGTTACGTCCACAGAGACCTTGCAGCAAGAAATATTCTTGTTGCCAATGAGTCGCTGGTGAAAATTGCAGATTTTGGCCTGACGAAGGTCCTTCCCTTTGATAAGGAGTACTACCGCCTCTCACAGCCTGGACAGAGCCCCCTTTTCTG GTTAGCTCCGGAGTGccttaatgaaaataaattttcccaCAAATCAGACGTCTGGAGTTTTGGGATTGTTCTCCATGAGCTCTTCTCTTACTGTGACAATAGTGTCAATCCCAAAAGA cttTGTTTGCAGGAGATTGGACAAAATGTCCAAGGTACATCTCTTTCAATGCATCTGGCAAACATGCTGGCGAGCAACTGGAGGTTGCCAGCTCCTCCAAGCTGCCCTCTGCAG GTCTACAGTTTGATGAAGGACTGCTGGACATATGACTTTGACAAGCGTCCGTCTTTCTCTGACCTGTCAAAAAAGGTTGAAAGTATGATCCAGGATgacagataa